The following are from one region of the Takifugu rubripes chromosome 16, fTakRub1.2, whole genome shotgun sequence genome:
- the lin28b gene encoding protein lin-28 homolog B isoform X2: MAEGGPGKGGGENPATSAEREDQRRPQILSGSGFCKWFNVRMGFGFISMTNSEGSPVDPPLDVFVHQSKLVMEGFRSLKEGEQVEFTYKKSSKGLESLRVTGPGGGPCAGSDRRPKGKIPLQKRKPKGDRCYNCGGLDHHAKECGLPPQPKKCHYCQSITHMVAQCPHKALAPGSQDQPPSTSAFGPGTAPYLYSPEEEEHAGSSPLEGSSSSPEEPHTRGPRTQRWRKC; the protein is encoded by the exons ATGGCCGAAG GAGGGCCGGGTAAAGGTGGCGGAGAAAACCCCGCCACGTCCGCCGAGCGGGAGGACCAACGTCGACCTCAGATCCTGTCCGGATCGGGCTTCTGCAAGTGGTTCAACGTCCGGATGGGCTTCGGATTCATTTCAATGACGAACAGCGAAGGAAGCCCCGTCGATCCACCTCTGGATGTTTTCGTCCACCAA AGCAAACTGGTGATGGAAGGTTTCCGTAGCCTAAAGGAGGGAGAGCAGGTGGAGTTCACGTATAAGAAGTCCTCGAAGGGTCTGGAGTCCCTGCGGGTGACGGGACCTGGTGGGGGACCATGTGCAGGCAGTGACAGGAGACCTAAAGGGAAGATCCCACTCCAGAAACGCAAACCAAAGGGAGACCG TTGTTATAACTGTGGAGGGCTGGATCACCATGCCAAGGAGTGCGGACTGCCCCCCCAGCCAAAGAAATGCCACTACTGCCAGAGCATCACGCACATGGTGGCTCAGTGTCCCCACAAGGCGCTGGCGCCCGGCTCTCAGGACCAACCCCCGTCTACCTCGGCCTTCGGTCCAGGGACTGCGCCCTACCTCTActctccagaggaggaggagcacgcCGGCTCTTCTCCGCTGGAggggtcctcctcctccccagagGAGCCCCACACACGAGGCCCCCGGAcccagaggtggaggaaatgcTGA
- the lin28b gene encoding protein lin-28 homolog B isoform X1, translating into MSAPSQTGGPGKGGGENPATSAEREDQRRPQILSGSGFCKWFNVRMGFGFISMTNSEGSPVDPPLDVFVHQSKLVMEGFRSLKEGEQVEFTYKKSSKGLESLRVTGPGGGPCAGSDRRPKGKIPLQKRKPKGDRCYNCGGLDHHAKECGLPPQPKKCHYCQSITHMVAQCPHKALAPGSQDQPPSTSAFGPGTAPYLYSPEEEEHAGSSPLEGSSSSPEEPHTRGPRTQRWRKC; encoded by the exons ATGTCTGCTCCctctcagacag GAGGGCCGGGTAAAGGTGGCGGAGAAAACCCCGCCACGTCCGCCGAGCGGGAGGACCAACGTCGACCTCAGATCCTGTCCGGATCGGGCTTCTGCAAGTGGTTCAACGTCCGGATGGGCTTCGGATTCATTTCAATGACGAACAGCGAAGGAAGCCCCGTCGATCCACCTCTGGATGTTTTCGTCCACCAA AGCAAACTGGTGATGGAAGGTTTCCGTAGCCTAAAGGAGGGAGAGCAGGTGGAGTTCACGTATAAGAAGTCCTCGAAGGGTCTGGAGTCCCTGCGGGTGACGGGACCTGGTGGGGGACCATGTGCAGGCAGTGACAGGAGACCTAAAGGGAAGATCCCACTCCAGAAACGCAAACCAAAGGGAGACCG TTGTTATAACTGTGGAGGGCTGGATCACCATGCCAAGGAGTGCGGACTGCCCCCCCAGCCAAAGAAATGCCACTACTGCCAGAGCATCACGCACATGGTGGCTCAGTGTCCCCACAAGGCGCTGGCGCCCGGCTCTCAGGACCAACCCCCGTCTACCTCGGCCTTCGGTCCAGGGACTGCGCCCTACCTCTActctccagaggaggaggagcacgcCGGCTCTTCTCCGCTGGAggggtcctcctcctccccagagGAGCCCCACACACGAGGCCCCCGGAcccagaggtggaggaaatgcTGA